In Actinomyces weissii, a genomic segment contains:
- a CDS encoding serine hydrolase domain-containing protein, with protein sequence MSQNNGATPTAERVPTLAQFTFPVALVVTEGGRTVLEAGRTTEVFPFASVTKPIVAWAALVAVERGMLHLDDPAAPPSSPLAGATVRHLLAHASGVSLDGPAADGSEVLRAAPGERRIYSNRGIELLGQRLEEATATPLEAWVEQTVLEPLGMASVMVPGSPAHSGAGNAQDLSRFAQELAAPTLVAAELAAEACAPVFPGLNGVVPGYGLHKPNDFGLGVEVRGGKHPHWTGGGNSPQTFGHFGQSGSFLWVDPVAGRQAVFLGAEPFGEQHRRLWPALNDEVLGL encoded by the coding sequence ATGAGCCAGAACAACGGGGCCACGCCGACGGCGGAGCGGGTGCCCACGCTCGCCCAGTTCACCTTCCCGGTGGCGCTGGTGGTCACCGAGGGTGGGCGTACCGTCCTGGAGGCCGGGCGCACCACCGAGGTCTTCCCCTTCGCCTCCGTGACCAAGCCGATCGTCGCCTGGGCCGCCCTGGTGGCGGTGGAGCGCGGGATGCTGCACCTGGACGACCCGGCCGCGCCGCCGTCGTCACCGTTGGCGGGGGCGACGGTCCGCCACCTGCTGGCGCACGCCTCCGGGGTGTCCCTGGACGGGCCGGCGGCTGACGGCAGTGAGGTCCTGCGGGCGGCGCCGGGGGAGCGGCGCATCTACTCCAACCGCGGTATCGAGCTGCTGGGGCAGCGCCTGGAGGAGGCGACGGCGACCCCCCTGGAGGCCTGGGTGGAGCAGACGGTGCTGGAGCCGCTGGGGATGGCGAGCGTCATGGTGCCCGGCTCTCCGGCGCACTCGGGGGCGGGTAACGCGCAGGACCTGTCGCGCTTCGCCCAGGAGCTGGCGGCGCCGACCCTGGTGGCAGCCGAGCTGGCGGCGGAGGCCTGCGCCCCGGTGTTCCCGGGGCTTAACGGCGTGGTTCCCGGCTACGGCCTGCACAAGCCCAACGACTTCGGGCTGGGGGTGGAGGTCCGGGGCGGCAAGCACCCCCACTGGACCGGCGGCGGCAACAGCCCCCAGACCTTCGGGCACTTTGGCCAGTCCGGGTCCTTCCTGTGGGTGGATCCGGTGGCGGGGCGGCAGGCGGTGTTCCTGGGGGCGGAGCCTTTCGGGGAGCAG
- a CDS encoding NADPH-dependent oxidoreductase — protein sequence MTATDLRTPESTPVSNETLRSIMSHRTIRAFTPEPLPPELVTTLLEAARHAPTSSFQQQCTIIRVLDPQVREQLHQASGQPYVGGRAGELFVLVADLHRNAWLRERAGADLAPLETTNLFLQAVEDVLLAAQNMVVAAESLGLGTCYLGSLLGDPRLVISALQLPARTFPVVGLLVGHPAQDPQLKPRLPLSVTTAVDRYPHPADHADAFAEYDQLVQCYYDLREANRRVDSFSQQIASALGSGRASRSPVLEVLHEQRLCLR from the coding sequence ATGACCGCAACAGACCTGCGCACCCCGGAAAGCACCCCGGTGTCCAACGAGACGCTGCGCAGCATCATGTCCCACCGCACCATCCGCGCCTTCACCCCGGAGCCGCTGCCGCCGGAGCTGGTCACCACCCTCCTGGAGGCCGCCCGGCACGCCCCCACCTCCTCCTTCCAGCAGCAGTGCACCATCATCCGGGTGCTCGACCCCCAGGTCCGTGAGCAGCTGCACCAGGCCTCCGGGCAGCCCTACGTGGGCGGCCGCGCCGGAGAGCTGTTCGTGCTGGTCGCTGACCTGCACCGCAACGCCTGGCTGCGGGAGCGCGCAGGCGCGGACCTCGCCCCCCTGGAGACGACGAACCTCTTCCTCCAGGCCGTGGAGGACGTCCTGCTAGCCGCCCAGAACATGGTGGTGGCCGCCGAGTCCCTGGGGCTGGGCACCTGCTACCTGGGCTCCCTGCTGGGGGACCCCCGCCTGGTCATCTCCGCCCTGCAGCTGCCGGCGCGCACCTTCCCGGTAGTGGGACTGCTGGTCGGCCACCCGGCCCAGGACCCCCAGCTCAAGCCCCGCCTGCCCCTGAGTGTCACCACCGCGGTGGACAGGTACCCGCATCCCGCTGACCACGCCGACGCCTTCGCCGAGTACGACCAGCTCGTCCAGTGCTACTACGACCTGCGTGAGGCCAACCGGCGCGTGGACTCCTTCAGCCAGCAGATCGCCTCCGCCCTGGGCAGCGGGCGCGCCTCCCGGTCCCCGGTCCTGGAGGTGCTGCACGAGCAGCGCCTGTGCCTGCGGTAA
- a CDS encoding family 20 glycosylhydrolase yields the protein MRIRPNSLLARLCAVAGALAISGLGVGAAAPGTTPAAVAADAANVALATAGARVTASGTEVSDRFQPDTIIDGNTEGASRWSSDKSDQAWIAVELAQSTTVDHVTIHWETACAAAYHLEVSNDGAQWTRATDTIRPTCGTVDTQSLKPEVAGQQWKHVKMQAEARTPFNGQYYGVSLYELEVWNGPVPQSPDTKLHLVPLPTDLQDDSATKQPFTLDPSSRVVVAGDKGAAVAEILASELRAATGYEIPVVESNGAKDTDIVLATGDPAVGKGRAQEAYSLTVSSEGVLVTASSDHGLFNGTRTLKQLFPPAVESPTAVTQVWTAPAVSIKDAPRFEYRSIMLDPARSFLPVEDVKKIIDQMGDLKMSSLHLHLADDQGWRIEITNDGRVQGDTIDYTRLTEVSGKTSMNTHDRAPDNELGRTGFYTQAQYKEIVAYAGAKHITVIPEIDLPGHTNAALHAIPELNTAGASHQGTSEQPTAPANGTGSVGYSYLDPDSEVSYTFMRHVLKQVAAMTPGPYLHVGGDESHDFVTRHGIADFNEMVRRIGEIVRETGKNRLGWSEIATSTLQAGDGVQYWVGDTRNVTRAVTREGAKVLMTKADAAYLDQKYTPKTPIAISWACSGDCDLRHYYTWDPATVIGGVDDSKLLGLEGPLWSETQRGGDQTEFLLWARAASHAEIGWSEQSDRDVNDFVKRMVTQGSRWAFEHTNYFDSPQVTWGVDLAGTAGLTAPTGQEVTLPLGLLSAPGTKTDGTSLTVDTVDDADGRSASVLPAGSSVSVSWGDGSADTTATIKADRPRTAYYAAGLYRLLGSHRYASAGDYTLTLTVGGKSVTTVVHVADGATATALPAEWDPSVSATANVPDTDFKVGDRVLMEVRGFEPGSYVAISIGGVELGRFRADQDGNRLEQWVNIPGFVYDGADQDLTFSNGTRSVTVKVSVNGGRVRLANALDHSELTLVDFDSEETVGEPRPNGPAAAAIDGDPASFWHTRWKGGSDQFPHHITLGLPQGKTCKVTGFEYTGRRDLSNTRVKDYTLSVSEDGSSWTEVASGRLEDTASPQAVNLPAEKVAQAKLVKMTQLSSHNGDAFGGAAEIRVGALCAEPGEQPGDGPTAGPSASPSAAPSASPSAEPTVKPTGAPGGPVVPEGAKPAYVSAVEAKGNGKLLYGDWDGDGDDSWAVRVGTRVVFYADNRVDAPVYASISLGRSTDQVLVGDWDGDGYDTLALRRGTTVLTQKKLTSTSTERVVVEGITRTSPVKVVKGVEPGGRDVIVLG from the coding sequence ATGAGGATCCGACCCAACTCCCTACTAGCGCGCCTGTGCGCGGTCGCAGGTGCCCTGGCCATCAGCGGCCTGGGCGTGGGTGCCGCCGCACCAGGCACCACCCCGGCCGCCGTCGCCGCCGACGCCGCCAACGTCGCCCTGGCCACCGCCGGGGCCCGCGTGACCGCCTCCGGCACCGAGGTCAGCGACAGGTTCCAGCCGGACACGATCATTGACGGCAACACCGAAGGCGCCTCCCGCTGGTCCTCCGACAAGAGCGACCAGGCCTGGATCGCCGTCGAGCTGGCCCAGTCCACCACCGTCGACCACGTGACCATCCACTGGGAGACCGCCTGCGCCGCGGCCTACCACCTGGAGGTCTCCAACGACGGCGCCCAGTGGACCCGCGCCACCGACACCATCCGGCCCACCTGCGGCACCGTAGACACCCAGAGCCTCAAGCCAGAGGTGGCGGGCCAGCAGTGGAAGCACGTCAAGATGCAGGCCGAGGCCCGCACCCCCTTCAACGGCCAGTACTACGGGGTCTCCCTGTACGAGCTGGAGGTGTGGAACGGCCCGGTCCCCCAGTCACCCGACACCAAGCTGCACCTGGTGCCCCTGCCCACGGACCTCCAGGACGACTCGGCCACCAAGCAGCCCTTCACCCTGGACCCCAGCAGCCGCGTGGTGGTCGCGGGCGACAAGGGCGCCGCGGTGGCCGAGATCCTCGCCAGCGAGCTGCGCGCGGCCACCGGTTACGAGATCCCGGTGGTGGAGAGCAACGGTGCCAAGGACACCGACATCGTGCTGGCCACCGGTGACCCGGCGGTAGGCAAGGGGCGGGCCCAGGAGGCGTACTCCCTGACGGTCTCCTCCGAAGGCGTGCTGGTCACCGCCAGCAGCGACCACGGCCTGTTCAACGGGACACGCACCCTCAAGCAGCTCTTCCCGCCCGCCGTCGAGTCCCCCACGGCAGTGACCCAGGTGTGGACGGCGCCCGCCGTCTCCATCAAGGACGCGCCGCGCTTCGAGTACCGCTCGATCATGCTGGACCCGGCCCGCTCCTTCCTGCCGGTGGAGGACGTCAAGAAGATCATCGACCAGATGGGCGACCTCAAGATGAGCTCGCTGCACCTGCACCTGGCTGACGACCAGGGCTGGCGCATCGAGATCACCAACGACGGGCGCGTCCAGGGTGACACCATCGACTACACCAGGCTGACCGAGGTCTCCGGCAAGACCTCCATGAACACCCACGACCGGGCCCCAGACAACGAGCTGGGCCGCACCGGCTTCTACACGCAGGCCCAGTACAAGGAGATCGTCGCCTACGCCGGGGCCAAGCACATCACCGTGATCCCGGAGATCGACCTGCCTGGGCACACCAACGCCGCCCTGCACGCCATCCCCGAGCTGAACACGGCCGGGGCCTCCCACCAGGGCACCAGCGAGCAGCCCACCGCCCCCGCCAACGGCACCGGCAGCGTGGGATACTCCTACCTGGACCCGGACTCGGAGGTCAGCTACACCTTCATGCGTCACGTGCTCAAGCAGGTGGCGGCCATGACCCCCGGGCCCTACCTCCACGTCGGTGGCGACGAGTCCCACGACTTCGTGACCCGGCACGGGATCGCTGACTTCAACGAGATGGTCCGCCGTATCGGTGAGATCGTGCGTGAGACCGGCAAGAACCGTCTGGGCTGGTCGGAGATCGCCACCTCCACGCTGCAGGCGGGCGACGGCGTCCAGTACTGGGTGGGTGACACCCGGAACGTGACGCGCGCGGTGACCCGTGAGGGTGCCAAGGTGCTCATGACCAAGGCCGACGCCGCCTACCTGGACCAGAAGTACACGCCCAAGACCCCGATCGCCATCAGCTGGGCCTGCAGCGGTGACTGCGACCTGCGCCACTACTACACCTGGGACCCGGCCACGGTGATCGGCGGGGTCGACGACAGCAAGCTCCTGGGGCTGGAGGGGCCGCTGTGGTCCGAGACCCAGCGTGGTGGGGACCAGACCGAGTTCCTGCTGTGGGCCCGGGCCGCCAGCCACGCTGAGATCGGCTGGTCCGAGCAGAGTGACCGTGACGTAAACGACTTCGTCAAGCGCATGGTCACCCAGGGCTCCCGCTGGGCCTTTGAGCACACCAACTACTTTGACAGCCCCCAGGTGACCTGGGGCGTGGACCTGGCTGGCACTGCTGGCCTTACCGCCCCCACCGGCCAGGAGGTGACCCTGCCGCTGGGCCTGCTCTCCGCGCCGGGCACCAAGACTGACGGCACCTCGCTGACGGTGGACACGGTTGACGACGCCGACGGCCGCTCCGCCTCGGTCCTGCCTGCGGGCTCCAGCGTGTCCGTCAGCTGGGGCGACGGCAGCGCCGACACCACGGCCACCATCAAGGCTGACCGTCCGCGCACCGCCTACTACGCGGCGGGCCTGTACCGTCTGCTGGGCAGCCACCGCTACGCCAGCGCGGGCGACTACACCCTCACCCTGACGGTGGGCGGCAAGTCAGTGACCACGGTGGTCCACGTGGCCGACGGCGCCACGGCCACGGCCCTGCCCGCCGAGTGGGACCCCTCTGTCAGTGCTACCGCCAACGTGCCGGACACGGACTTCAAGGTCGGTGACCGGGTCCTCATGGAGGTGCGTGGCTTTGAGCCGGGCAGCTACGTCGCCATCAGCATCGGTGGCGTTGAGCTGGGTCGGTTCCGGGCGGACCAGGACGGCAACCGCCTGGAGCAGTGGGTGAACATCCCCGGTTTCGTCTACGACGGTGCGGACCAGGACCTGACCTTCTCCAACGGCACCCGCAGCGTCACCGTGAAGGTGAGTGTCAACGGTGGGCGGGTCAGGCTGGCTAACGCCTTGGACCACAGTGAGCTGACCCTGGTGGACTTCGACTCGGAAGAGACGGTGGGGGAGCCCCGCCCCAACGGTCCCGCGGCCGCGGCGATCGACGGCGACCCGGCGTCCTTCTGGCACACGAGGTGGAAGGGCGGCAGCGACCAGTTCCCCCACCACATCACTCTGGGGCTGCCGCAGGGCAAGACCTGCAAGGTGACTGGTTTCGAGTACACCGGACGTCGGGACCTCTCCAACACCCGGGTGAAGGACTACACGCTGTCGGTGTCTGAGGACGGCAGCAGCTGGACCGAGGTGGCCTCCGGGCGCCTGGAGGACACCGCCTCCCCGCAGGCGGTGAACCTGCCTGCGGAGAAGGTCGCGCAGGCCAAGCTCGTCAAGATGACGCAGCTGAGCTCGCACAACGGTGACGCCTTCGGGGGTGCTGCCGAGATCCGTGTGGGCGCGCTGTGCGCTGAGCCGGGGGAGCAGCCGGGTGACGGGCCGACGGCGGGGCCGAGTGCGTCGCCGTCTGCTGCTCCGTCGGCGTCGCCGTCGGCTGAGCCGACGGTGAAGCCGACTGGGGCGCCGGGCGGGCCGGTGGTGCCGGAGGGTGCCAAGCCTGCTTATGTGTCGGCTGTGGAGGCCAAGGGCAACGGCAAGCTGCTTTATGGTGACTGGGACGGTGACGGCGACGACAGCTGGGCTGTGCGTGTGGGCACCCGCGTGGTGTTCTATGCGGACAACCGGGTGGACGCGCCGGTGTACGCCTCGATCTCGCTGGGGCGCAGCACCGACCAGGTGCTGGTTGGTGACTGGGACGGTGACGGGTATGACACCCTGGCGCTGCGCCGGGGGACCACGGTGCTGACCCAGAAGAAGCTCACGAGCACGTCCACCGAGCGGGTGGTGGTGGAGGGTATTACCCGGACCAGCCCGGTGAAGGTGGTCAAGGGCGTGGAGCCTGGTGGCAGGGACGTGATCGTCCTGGGCTGA